The following proteins are co-located in the Silene latifolia isolate original U9 population chromosome 1, ASM4854445v1, whole genome shotgun sequence genome:
- the LOC141657483 gene encoding uncharacterized protein LOC141657483 — protein MKIFSWNCRGLGGTIGGLLLLWDDRSDILPLVKDPHFILCKVINHVSNSVWYAVFLYGESCTASRASFWQDIKALCSGYSPLCIIGDFNQVKHHFDKLGGSSNIAGWTSFLDLRIDIPLSELLFSGPHFTWANKRDSSSFILERLDRCYASQNWLLLFPDAHVQNLNILLSDHAPIVLSTITRCQKPKRPYRVDNWCLDNPEIQWLISSIWNI, from the exons ATGAAGATCTTCTCATGGAATTGTAGGGGTTTAGGAG GTACTATTGGTGGGTTACTTTTGTTATGGGATGATAGATCTGACATTTTACCACTTGTAAAGGATCCACATTTCATcctttgtaaagttataaatcaTGTTTCCAATAGTGTATGGTATGCCGTATTTCTATATGGTGAGTCATGTACTGCGTCTAGAGCGAGCTTTTGGCAAGATATAAAAGCTCTCTGTTCTGGTTATTCTCCGCTTTGCATTATTGGAGACTTTAACCAAGTTAAACATCATTTTGACAAACTTGGTGGCTCCTCCAACATTGCTGGATGGACGTCCTTTTTAGATTTGAGAATCGATATCCCTCTGTCTGAGCTCCTATTCTCAGGCCCTCACTTTACTTGGGCTAATAAGCGAGACTCTTCAAGTTTTATTCTGGAGCGTCTTGACCGATGTTATGCATCTCAGAACTGGCTTCTTTTGTTCCCGGATGCTCATGTTCAAAATCTCAATATATTGCTTTCTGATCATGCCCCAATAGTTCTATCTACGATAACCCGATGCCAAAAACCTAAGCGTCCTTATCGAGTAGATAATTGGTGTCTGGACAATCCAGAAATTCAGTGGCTTATTTCTTCCATTTGGAATATTTAA